The Methanomicrobiales archaeon genomic interval AAGGGCGGCCGTGCCACTGGAGACGGCAAAGGCATGGCGGGTGCCGACGTAGTCCGCGAATAGCCGCTCGAACTCTTCCGTGACCGCCCCCATCGAGAGCCAGCGGGAAGCGAGCACCTCCCGTACCGCAGAGAGCTCCTCTTCGTCCAAGGTGATATCCGAGAGCGGGATCTTCCAGGCCACTTACCCACCTGCCATGCCGAGTGTCGGGTATATCCTGTCTATCTCCGCATTGGCGCGGCGGTAGTCCTCCTCCCTGCCGATGTCCAGCCAGTAGCAGTCGGCGATATGGGCCCGCACCGGTTCCCCCTCGCGGATCAGCCTCTCGATCAGGTGCGGGAAGTCAAGGTATGTGTGAGGTTCCACGTACTGAAGCACCTCCGGCTCAAACGCGTAGATCCCCATGCTCACCATATGCTCGACGGTCGGCTTCTCATTGTAGCGGACAATGTTCTGATCACTATCTGTCTCCACGATCCCAAAATCGATGGAGTACCGCTTGCGGTTCAGGGCGACCGTCGCCATCGCCCCGCCCCGACGGTGAGCATCCAGGAGATCCGAGTAGGAGAGCGTGGTCAGAATATCCCCGTTCATCATCAGGAACGTCTCGTCCAGGAGAGGTTTGATCAGCCCCAGGCACCCGGCGGTGCCGAGCGGGGTCTCCTCGCGGGAGTAGGATATATTCAGGCCGAAACGGCTGCCGTCCCCGAAGAACGCTGCGATGAGTTCGGAAAGGTAGCCGACGGCGATGATCACGTCGGTGATACCGTGGTGGCGGAGTTGCCGCAGGACGATCTCCAGGATGGGCTTATCCCCTACGGGCATCAGGGGTTTGGGGATGACGGTCGTGTAGGGCTCCAGCCTGCGCCCTCTTCCTCCGGCAAGGATTACGGCTTTCATGGGTCAGACGGCATACTGCCCGACTTTATATAAGTTCGTCCTTCCCGCTATCCATTTTATCGTCTCCTCCAGCCCCGTATCCAGCGGCATCAGGGGGGACCAGCCGAGCATCTCCCGCGCCCGGGTGTTGTCGCACCAGAGCCGCTCCACCTCGCTCTCCCTCGGGCGGAGACGGGCGGGATCGATGCGGATCTCGATCTCCCTGCCGAGCAGGGATGCCACCTTGCGGGCAATATCCCCAATCGCGATCTCGTAGTTCGACCCGATGTTGATCGTCTCACCTATCGTGCGAGCGGACTCGGCCACGGCGATGAACCCCCGCACGGTATCCGTTACATAGGTATAATCCCGGGTCGTATGCGTCGCCCCGAGGTCGATCGAATCCCGGCAGAGTGCCTGAGTGATGATCGCGGGAATAACAGCGCGGGCGGACTGCCGGGGCCCATAGGTGTTGAAGGGGCGGATGGTAGCAACGGGGAGACCAAAGGAACGGTGAAAGCTCTCGGCGATCTTATCGGCAGCGATCTTGCTGGCCGAATAGGGGGACTGGCCCTGGAGCGGGTGCTCCTCGTCGATCGGGACATACCGGGCGGTTCCGTACACCTCGCTCGTGGATGTATGGATCACCCGCTCCACCCCATACTCCCGCGCTGCCTGAAGGACATTCACCGCACCCATGACATTCGTCTCTATCGTCTCCCGGGGATGGAGATAGGAGTACGGGATGGCGATGAGGGAGCCAAGATGAAAGATCGTTTCAACGCCCTTCACAGCCGCGCGGACGGCATCGGCGTCCCGGAGGTCGCCCATCACGACCTCCACCCGATCGATTTGCTGCGGAGTCAGCATCTCCAGGAGGCCGCGATCGTTCCTCGAGTTGTAGCGGACGAACGCCCGTACGCTCGCACCCAGCTCCACCAGATGCTCGGTGAGGTGGCTTCCAATAAACCCTCCCGCTCCGGTGACCAGCACACGCTTGTCGTTCCAGTCCAAATACCCTCCCCCTATGACAACCTGGAATCGTAATATAGCCATCACACTAATATACATATGCATCACTGGATCTCTTCGGAGAGGTGTGGACCTGTCGACGCTATCTCGACGATGACACTCCACGCACAAGGTCGGCGATTGTCCGGAGAGTTCCAGAGGGCCGGAGACTGCATCTCAATCAGAGGATCGGACCTGAGCATCCATACAGGCCTCCTGACAGCATTCGGTCCCTGAACTTGGAACAGCATCCTGAGATGACGTGTTGGCACACGCAGTGTCAGGTCCACTATTGCCAATCGATTCCAGATTCGATATCCGTCGCGCCTCTCGAGGGCAATTTTTGGGGCCTATGGAGATCCTCTACAGCCCGAATTCTCCGCGGGCAGGGAAATGTCTATGAGAACTGCGGCTCCTTGTCGATCTGACCAAATACAAAAACAAAGGAGCCGATCTTAGTGCCAGCATCCTAGTATATCAGCCCTACCGAAACAGCGATATCCACTGTCCGAGCATCCCATCTCCCCCCCCCTATTATTTCACATACTCATAGAAAATCTACATCCAACACCAGCTGATGGTGCCCCTTCTGCTAAAGGAACAGTCGGGACAGGATTATCGCGGGTTCCCTGAGCTGCTCGATTTCATGCACCCGATCCAGCAGATGCTTATGTGGAGATGGTTTAGCACTTCGCCGCGCTCCACAGGTTTCTTCAACTAACACAGTCGCTCTGGTTGAGGCTAATCCAGAAACCTCTGGCGCTTCTCGGTACAGGCGAAGAATTGTCATCGTGGTCACCGCCATCGATACCCGCTGGTTTACCAGCACCGACGCCAGCTGCTATCACTCCCTTTGGACCGAGAAAACCCGCACACGATTCTTAAAGGTCTCCCTAGCGGTGGATGCCACACAACAGGTGATCCTTGCTGCTGCCATGACCCGGTACCCGATCCCCGACGTCTGGATGGCCCGCAGCCTGCTCACCCTTTCGCACCGGACCCGAAAGGCCGCCTCTTACGTTCCCGACAAGAGATACGGTGCTGAGTTCATCCATCGCCGGATCCAGGAGGCGATACAGGTAAAACCCCGGATCCCGGCCCGGAATCGGGAGCGGAAACGGATTCGTGGAAGATATCGGATGGAGCTCGTCAGAATCTTCGATGAGAAGACCTATCACCGCAGAGATCGCGTGGAAACTGCATTCTTTGGCCTGAAAAGAATCACGGGAGAGAGTCTGAAAGCTCGAACCTACCGACTCCAGGCCATAGATCTCAAACTTAAAACCAGTATCTACAACCTGAAGAGAACCCTCGCACTCTGCCCATCCCACATCATGGTTAATAATTTCTCCAGAGCCTCTATTTATGGCCTTCAAGAGAGGTTTGATTAAGCTATTGGAGTGTTTTAAAATATTCCGCTTCGGATTTGAGATGTAGTATCCCGAATTCATTTTACTTCCACCACCCCATGGCATAGCCGAGGATTCGTTCCGGCGGCAACCGGTACCAGAAGACATTGCAGGGCTCATCGAAATGGAGACACATAGTGGC includes:
- a CDS encoding sugar phosphate nucleotidyltransferase, with protein sequence MKAVILAGGRGRRLEPYTTVIPKPLMPVGDKPILEIVLRQLRHHGITDVIIAVGYLSELIAAFFGDGSRFGLNISYSREETPLGTAGCLGLIKPLLDETFLMMNGDILTTLSYSDLLDAHRRGGAMATVALNRKRYSIDFGIVETDSDQNIVRYNEKPTVEHMVSMGIYAFEPEVLQYVEPHTYLDFPHLIERLIREGEPVRAHIADCYWLDIGREEDYRRANAEIDRIYPTLGMAGG
- a CDS encoding SDR family NAD(P)-dependent oxidoreductase, with amino-acid sequence MDWNDKRVLVTGAGGFIGSHLTEHLVELGASVRAFVRYNSRNDRGLLEMLTPQQIDRVEVVMGDLRDADAVRAAVKGVETIFHLGSLIAIPYSYLHPRETIETNVMGAVNVLQAAREYGVERVIHTSTSEVYGTARYVPIDEEHPLQGQSPYSASKIAADKIAESFHRSFGLPVATIRPFNTYGPRQSARAVIPAIITQALCRDSIDLGATHTTRDYTYVTDTVRGFIAVAESARTIGETINIGSNYEIAIGDIARKVASLLGREIEIRIDPARLRPRESEVERLWCDNTRAREMLGWSPLMPLDTGLEETIKWIAGRTNLYKVGQYAV